AGCTGCTATAATAAGAGACTTGGATTTAAGAAAGCCAATCTACAAACAAACAGCTGCCTATGGCCATTTTGGAAGAACTGATATTGATCTTCCATGGGAAAGACTTGACAAGGTAGAAGAAATTAAGAAGTATTTATAATAGGTATAAGACTGCTGATAGAATCAGCAGTCTTATATTCTTTATAGGAATAACTGTTTAATTGAGGGCGTTATTACAGATAAGCTTAAAAAATGAATATTTTACTATATATCTGTTGAAAATTATAATAGCAATATTTATAGCTTATACGAACTAAAAGAGGTGATGATATGTTTTATTCATATAGCAAAAAAATGATAAAAGTCTTCCATTTTATAAGAATTTGTTTTTCGAGATTACTGATGATATCAGCAGCAATAATAATTGGAACAGCTTTGCTGTCGGTATATACTTTTATAAATTTTGTAAACACAATGTCTAGAGCCTACAGTGGTAATCCCGGCGCAGGAACAGCCATTTTAATAGTATTGATAGGAGTGCCGACTATTTCATATATATTTGAAAAAGGATTAAGTTCATATCTTCAACGTAAATAAAAACAACTAGTTATCTAGATATATCTTTTCTGGATAACTAGTTGTTTTAAATATAGCTTACACTTTTGAGAATTTTCCTGATATAATAACTTTTTGTATATTTATATCTTCATCGAACAATACTAAATCAGCATCGTAGCCTTCCTTAATAAGACCCTTTTTATCAGATACACCACAGTGCTTTGCACCGTTATAAGTAGCCATCTTTACAATGTCATAAAGAGCATAGCTATTATTCTTGTAAATATTTCTTATAGCTTTGTCTAATGTTAGTATTGATCCTGCAAGGTTTCCTTCTTTTAGTCTTGCAGCTCCATCTTTAACAAAAACGTCTTGACCACCTAGTGAGTATTTGCCTTCAGGCATTCCACAAGCCATCATTGCGTCTGTAACAAGAAGAACTTTATCAAAGCCTTTCTGTTTATAGGCAATTCTTAAAGAAGGATAACTTATGTGAATTCCATCCGATATAGTTTCAGTTGTTATGTCTGTATCAAAAATAGCTCCTACAACCCCTGGTTCTCTGTGATTAAGTGGAGTCATAGCATTGTATAGATGGGTTGAGTGGCCAATTCCCCATTTTATTCCGTCAATAGCTTCTTTATAGGATGCTTTAGTGTGTCCCATTGAAGCCACTATTCCAAGACCAGTAACATATTGGATCAGTTCTTTAGCACCTTCAACTTCAGGAGCAAGTGTTATGCTTTTAATAGCTGATATATTATGACCAACAATATATTTAAAAGTATCAATAGCAGGTGTTTCTACATAATTAGGATTCTGTGCACCTATCATATTAGGACTTATATATGGTCCTTCAAGGTGAACGCCCAATACGTTAGCGCCATCAGTTCCTTCCCTCATGCATATTGCAGCAGCTTCTACTGATTTTTTTATATCATCTAGGGCACAAGTCATTGTTGTTGGAAGAAATGAGGTTGTTCCGTAGCCAGCTATTATTTTGGAAATTGCGTTTATTGCCTCTACAGTGCCATCCATTGTATCGAAGCCGCCAGCACCATGTATGTGAACATCGATAAAACCGGGGGATAGGTAACTTCCTTGTGCATCTATTACTTCCTCGTCATTATTTTCTTCTGGATTTATTTTTTCTATCTTACCATTTCTAATTAAGACAGAACCATTCTCAATTTTATCGAGAAAAATAATCTTACAATTCTTTATAATCATAAAGCTTACCTCCGTATATATCATAAATTACAATCTGTTTATAATTAACAATATAACATAGTTTATGTCATATTTAAATAGAGAATACAGCAAATACCAAGGCTTATATGTTTATAAAACTTGAGAATTTACTTGCAAAGGAGTATTCTATTGTTATAATTACATTTATAACTAAAGTATAGGAGAGATTATATGCCAGAGATACAGGGCGTAGTTGAAGATATAGTATTTCAAAACGAAGAAAACGGATACGCTATAGCACATATAGCTGGTAATAATGAAAGAACTACAATTGTAGGAGTCATACCTTTCTTAAGTGAAGGGCAAAATTTAAAACTTTTAGGACAATGGGTCGTTCACCCTCAGTTTGGCAAACAATTTAAGGTTGAGAGTTGTCAAGAAATAGTGCCAAATACAATAGAAGGTATTGAAAAGTATCTAGCTTCAGGTGTAATTTCAGGTATAGGACCGGTTACAGCAAGAAAGATTGTAGAGAAGTTTGGTAATAAGACGTTAGAAATTTTGGATAATGATATAAATAGACTACAGGAAATAGAAGGAATAGGGGAGAAAAAAATTGATGTTATAAGAGATTCTTATTCCACTCAAAAAGAAGTGAAAAATATAATGATTTTTCTGCAGACTTACGGGGTTACTCCAAATCAATGCGTTAAAATATATAAAAAATTTGGGGAAATTTCTATAGAGGTTGTTAAAGAAAATCCATATGTTTTAACTGAACAAATATCAGGAATTGGGTTTAAAACTGCGGATAAGATAGCTAGAAGTCTGGGTGTAGAACCTAACTCTCACTTTAGAATTAGTAGTGGCATAAATTATATTATTAATGAGTTTTGTGCATTAGGTAATACTTATATGCCAATGGAACAGTTGCTTAAGGAAGGAAGAAGTATTCTTGGAGTAGCTAACGAGGATATGGAAAGAGTTATCTATAGTAACGCGCTAGAAGGAAAGCTTAAGGTAGATGTAATTGATAAACAAAAGTGCGTGCTTACAATGCCTTTTTATTATTGCGAGCTTAGTGTTACAAAAAAAATAA
The genomic region above belongs to Clostridium swellfunianum and contains:
- the nagA gene encoding N-acetylglucosamine-6-phosphate deacetylase, producing MIIKNCKIIFLDKIENGSVLIRNGKIEKINPEENNDEEVIDAQGSYLSPGFIDVHIHGAGGFDTMDGTVEAINAISKIIAGYGTTSFLPTTMTCALDDIKKSVEAAAICMREGTDGANVLGVHLEGPYISPNMIGAQNPNYVETPAIDTFKYIVGHNISAIKSITLAPEVEGAKELIQYVTGLGIVASMGHTKASYKEAIDGIKWGIGHSTHLYNAMTPLNHREPGVVGAIFDTDITTETISDGIHISYPSLRIAYKQKGFDKVLLVTDAMMACGMPEGKYSLGGQDVFVKDGAARLKEGNLAGSILTLDKAIRNIYKNNSYALYDIVKMATYNGAKHCGVSDKKGLIKEGYDADLVLFDEDINIQKVIISGKFSKV